In Parasegetibacter sp. NRK P23, the genomic stretch GAATCATTACAAAAGTAACAGGTCGTCAGAAACATTATGATGGAGCAAAAATCATAAATGCCGAAGGGAAGCTTCTTACCCTAGGTTTTATCGACACGCACATCCATGCGACTGATGTCTTCCGGACCTATGGTCCGCTGCCGGAATATCTCCCCAAGGACTCTTTAGAGGAGTACAGGAATCGGATATCTGAGACCTACCTGCCTTACGGCGTCACAACAGCAATGATAATGGGACAGCCGGAAACCTGGTTACCGCCTATACTGAAATGGGGAGCCGATCAGCGAAAAAGCGCCCTCGATATTTATACAGTTGGCGGCGCATTGGTTTCCGATGGGGGACGAAAGCCTTACATTAATCACGTTGTCGTAAATACTCCTGATGCGGCAAGACAGAAAGTCATAGAATATTATAACTTAGGTATAAGGCATATCAAACTTTACTGGAAACTCAGAAGACCAGAATTCGAAGCAGCATTTCATACTGCTGATAGTTTGGGGATGCATGTCTACGGGCACATGGATCAGAATGTCATGTTTATTGATTCAGCGTTAGATATTGGTTTAGCAAACTATGAGCATATCTTGACTTTAGTGAACAGCGTTTTTCATGTTCAAAAGCACGATAAAGATTTTAGGTTGGAAATGCAGAAACACTATGCGCCTGGCGCGGCAAAAAATGGCCAGTTGGAGCGATTGGAAATGTTCCGTTTCATGCACGACAGAAACCCGGCGGTGCTTGATTCTTTGATTGAAAATCTTTCAAAACATAAAGCCACTTTCTCTACATCGATTCACCTGATGGCCGAGCCCTTCGGATGGACCTATTTCACTGCTAATGTTGACACCTCGTTGTCGTTATTGCAGCTGGAACGGTGTAAAGAAAACTTCAGACTGTTTATGGGCTACATGAAGCAGTTATTTGATAAGGGAATAAAGCTAAGGATTGGAACAGATTGGCCCAATGGAGGAAAAGCAATTGTTTCCGAACAACTTCTTTTGGCTGAATATGGCTTCTCAATACGGGATATCCTGCAGATTTCTACCATAAACGGAGCTACGGCTTTAGGATTAGACAAACAATGCGGTTCAATTGAAAAAGGGAAAAGAGCCAACCTGCTCATCTGGGATAAAAGCCCATTCGACAACGAAAAGAACTTTCTCTCTGAGAAGATCATCATTAAGGATGGTATGGTTTTAAAGAAATAAGGGAGATTTTTAAGCGTATAATATGCGCCCATTTTTTCGGGGTAAGTCAGCGTGAAGATAGACTTCCAGTAGCGCTAATGTTTCAAGATGGACACATAAACAGGAGGTTCAGTCTTTACTCTGGAGCTTGAAAGCGTCGAATGAACTTTTCTCCAACCATCCGTTTTTTACTGCCCAGTTCACCATTTTCTTTAGGCTTTCCATGTACTTCATCGGTCGATATTTGTGCAACGATCGTAAACCTTCAGCGGTGCAGTTCTTACAAAAAAGTCAAATCCAGAAATTGACGTGTTATTAATCCTCGCTCACGATTCACTTCACATCGCACGAAAAGTGAATGGAAATTCACTCAATCCATACATACTTTGACAGCTCAATACCTTGTTTTACAGCTTGTTACCAGGTTTTGGTGAATCGCTAAGATAATTCACCAAACGATTCACCTAATGTGCGCCAAAAACATTGAAACCTTTTGATATCAATTGACCTCCTGAAAAGACAAAAGGCCCGTGAACATTGCGTTTCACGAGCCTTTTGCAATCCTTTGAGCTGAATGCTGTCGGGATGACTGGATTCGAACCAGCGGCCTCTTCGTCCCGAACGAAGCGCGCTACCGGGCTGCGCTACATCCCGCTTCAGGATGGCGAATTTAATAAATTATTCAAATAATTCAGGCTGCCCGTCGTCCTTACCGGCCTTTTTTTCCCATTCAAAATCGACGGCTTTTTTGTCCACGAGTTTGTTGCCCACGGCTTTCCAGCCCATCACTTCCACGAAATCCGCGATCTTGATTTTCTGGATATCAGGGGCTGATTTTTTACCCGTTTTCAGCAGCAGTACCGGCTGTTCATCGGTGGTGATGGAAGCGAGGTAGTTCCCCTCCCCTTCCTTGATGAACAGGAACCTTGTTTTCATGGTGCCGGTCTCAATTTTAAACCTTTTGATATTGAACTGAAGTTTCGCGGCATCATAATAGATTGCCGTGAGTATGCGCGAATTGTTGAATTGCTGGATCAGCATTACCTTATCCGCGTCGAAGCGCTGCGTCAGTTCCTGGTCAGTAATCTCGTAGGTACCGTCGTTGTATACCACCAGTATTTTATCTTCCGGATCGAAACTGCCGAGATAGTTTCCTTTCTCCTCGGTATTCAGCCTGCCGAACTGATCGTCGAACCAGAGTTTCCGGGCGCTGAGCGTGGATTTACCGGCTTCTTTGAACTTCACACTTTTGATGGGATATTTGGTGACCTGATTTCCCAATACCGACCTGCCCTTGATTTCAAGTGTTTCAAAGTAAAAGTCAAGTTCTTTGATGCGGGCGCTGCAATTGGGACTTAACAATACCTTCACCACTTCCGCTTCACCATTGGGGTTCACGGAGAAGTACAACACTTTTGATTTGGGATCGCCTTTTGTGAGATCATATTCCTTATCTCGTGTAACGCCGGTTACGTTGAACCTTTTTCCGTAGCTGATGCCGCTTTTTCCATCCGCGTAAATCATATTGTAGGTGGTACGTTCATCGTTCTTCTGGAACACGGCGATGTGGATGATGTCTTTCCCGATGAAGACCTTATCGGCCATTTTCACCACTTTCATTTTTCCAGATTTGGTGAAGGCGATGATATCATCGAGGTCGGAGCAATCGGTGATGAATTCATCTTTTTTCAACCCGGAACCAATGAATCCATCGGCACGGTTCACATACAGTTTGGTGTTGGCGATAGCCACCTGTTTGGCCTGGATGGCTTCAAAAAGTTTGATTTCCGTTTTCCGCTCGCGTCCTTTACCATATTTTTTGAGGAGGTTCTCGAAGTAGGCGATGGTAAAGTCGGTCAGGTGTTCCAGGTCATGTTCCACCTGTTTGATATCAGCTTCCAGTCCTTTGATCTGTTCGTTGAGTTCATCGATATCGAGCCGGTAAATCCTTCGAACGGGCTTTTCGGTGAGCTTAACGATATCTTCCCTGGAGATGGCCCTCTTCAGTTTCTTTTTAAAGGGGTCAAATGCTTTGTTGATGGCTTCGATCACTTTATCCCAGGTCTCGTGTTTCTTTTCGAGTTCCTTATAGATTTTCTCTTCGAAGAATATTTTCTCCAGCGAGGTATAATGCCATTTCTCCTGCAGTTCACCCAGTTTGATCTCCAGTTCTTTTTTCAGCAGGTCTTTGGTTTGATCGGCGGAATGCGTGAGCAGGTCGTGGGCACCGAGGAACCTGGGTTTATTGTCCACGATCACGCAGGCATTGGGCGAGATGCTCACTTCGCAATCGGTAAAGGCGTACAGCGCGTCAATGGTAATGTCAGGAGAAATCCCCGGTGCGAGGTCCACCATAATTTCCACATCGGCGGCGGTATTATCGGTCACTTTTTTGATCTTGATTTTACCCTGGTCGTTTGCTTTCAGGATAGAATCAATGAGGGAGGAAGTGGTTACGCCGAAGGGCACATTGCGGATGATCAGCGTTTTTTTATCCAGCTCTTCGATGTTGGCGCGCACGCGTACTTTTCCACCGCGTTTGCCGTCGTTGTAATTTGTTACATCAACCATCCCACCGGTAAGAAAATCAGGATACAAATCAAATTTTTTACCCCGGAGGTGTTTGATGGCGGCTTCAATGATTTCACAGAAGTTGTGGGGCAGGATTTTTGTCGACAACCCCACGGCAATGCCATCCGCTCCCTGGGCGAGCAATAATGGAAACTTCACCGGTAGAGTTACCGGTTCGTTCTTCCGGCCATCGTAACTCAGTTGCCATTCCGTGGTTTTATTGTTGAAAACCACATCCAGCGCGAATTTACTCAGGCGTGCCTCAATATACCTTGCGGCTGCCGCATCATCTCCTGTACGCACATCCCCCCAGTTGCCCTGGGTATCAATCAGCAAATCTTTTTGTCCCATATTCACAAGGGCATCCCCGATCGACGCATCCCCGTGCGGGTGGTACTGCATACTTTGGCCGATGATGTTGGCCACTTTATTGTAGCGTCCGTCATCCATTTCCTTCATGGCGTGGAGTATCCTGCGTTGAACGGGCTTCAGTCCGTCCTCAATCGCCGGAACGGCCCGTTCAAGAATAACATAAGAGGCGTAATCCAGGAACCAGGTTTTGTACTGGCTCTGGACTCCGGTTTCTTTTTCATTCTTTTCCTGTGCGTCGTAATTTTCCTTGCTCATACACTTGTTATTTGAATTCGTCGGGGTAAAGATACTGTAAACTGTCCCTCATATAAACGCCCAGTTCTTTGCTGAACCATCCCGTGGCTTTGTTGCTCAGGTTGGTGATGGTAAAGAAATTGGTACTATCTGAACTGATCGCTTTGTTTTCGAATTTTTTGAAAGGAACCTGATAAACCGCTGCTATAGAATCAATTTTCGCCAAAATTTCATTCCGGTTATGCCGAAGGCTGTCGCCTTTTTCCCAAAGGGGCGATTCGTACAGCAGTACCGGAATATGTTGTTTTTGTAGAAAACTGATCAATTGCGAAAAATACTTTGCCCTTCTGTTGCTCCATTGAAAATCCTTTGCCGGTGCACCATGTATGATAACGGCATCTTTACCTGGTTCAAAAGGAATAGGGAAAACCGCGCTCCCTGCGTTATCGGGCGTAAACTTTTTCCCGGTAATCCTATCTCCCCACCCTAAGACACCTTTAAAAAACGTATGGCTCGAATACCAGGCATAGCGCATAAAAGGAAGATGGCTCCATTGCGCATAAGCCGGATCAAAATCCCTGACAACGCTCCTTATGGTATCATCCGGAACGAGATGCGCGAACCTGTAACTATTGAATCCGTTGGCGATGGATTCATCAAATGATTCAGGCGTCGCATATATCACAACCAGCCTGGGATTTTTCTGACGGGTTAAATAAGACCGCATGGTCAGAAAATTTTCCGCGTAATCAGCACCGAACTGGCCTAGTATGAAATTGGTAAACCCTGCGTATTGTTTTACGGTATCGGGTAATATGCCCCACTCCGGTTCACAGGCGCCCAGGTAAACAATATCGGCGTCAATTCGGTTGGAAAGGATATAACCCGGCTTGTAATTCCGGTTATGAATAATTCCTTCCCGCATAAAAAAGGAATACAACATCAGCAGAACTGAAAGCGTAACCAGTATACATACTATTTTTCTTCCTGTACTCATATCAGAACTGCATATAAATGAACCGCTCCCCGGCATCGAATATGCCAATGGAAAGCAGGAGAAAAAACATAAGCGCTGAATAAGCGATATTCAGTTCTTCACTTTTCGCGGATTTGTTGATCCTTGGTTCAAAAATAATCCATGCGGCCGCAAGCAGCATTCCCAACCGAACATTGAGCGTATCTTCAATATACCTTCCCCCATTGATGAGCCATGTTTTGAATGTTGCCCCTTCAGGAAGCAGGGGTGGAAGTTCAGCAAGCTGTTGGAGGAGTGTAGTGAGCCCATTCCAGTTTCCTGCCCGGAAGAAAAAGTGCGCCACCGACACCAGGTTCAATACAATAACAGCACGGATCAGTTTCCCGAAAAAGTTTTTTCCTTTCTTCCCAGCGGCTCCCGATTTCTTTTCCAACGTCAGGTATATAAAATGGAGCAGGGCCCATATAAAAAATGTGATCGCCAATCCATGCCAGAAAGCGCTCACCAGGAACGTAACACCGATCGCCATAAGCAGGCCGTAAGTTGATTTCCGGTAAGCAAAGGAAACCGGTTGAAAAACATTGTTGCGCAACCAGGCAACCAGCGTGATGTGCCATTTCCGCCAAAAATCGGTAACGGATTGCGCACGCAATGGCAACTGGAAATTTTCAGGAAGCGAGATGCCGAACAACCTTGCCGAACCCAACGCGATATCGATATAGCCGGAGAAATCAGCATACAACTGAACCGTGAACAATATCGATCCAAGATATATATCAAACACAGACAACGCGGTATGCTTATCAAAAATTTCCTGCACAAAGGGCAGTAACCTGTCGGCAATAACCATCTTCTTTACCAACCCAAGAGTGATCCTGTTCACCGCGTAAACCACATCTTTTCCCCTTGTAATGTATTTTTCTCCGGGTTGAAAGAGCGCTACATCCTTTGCCGACAACAATGGTCCAGAAGGTATTTTAGGAAAGAAAAGTACTGAAAGGAAATAACTATTGCTTTGCCGGGAAGAGTCGTATCCGGCAAAATGAAGCGCGATCCAGTTTCCCGCGTGCTGAAGGATATAAAAGCCCATTCCAAGCAACAACCATTCGTTCCAACCGAGGAACTCCTGCAAAAATTTATAGCCAAGCAGCAAAAAGCCGTTCACAAAAAGCATACTACAAAAAAGTATATTTTTCGAACGCTGAGACGGTAAGCCGTTGTACCGCTTCATCAGGATATAGTTTCCCGCTGTAATCAGCAGTATCGCTGTTAGGGAAGCCCAACTGAAGTACCCCACAAATAAGCATCCTGCCAGCAAAAGCCATATTTGCTGCGCCTTACCGGACTTCAGGCGTGCAAACACCAGTGCTGTAACCGCTAAAAAAAACAGGTATAGCAGTGAATTAAACGGCATTCCCGGCGGTTTTTTCAGCAATAATGTCCACCATGTCTCCTACTTTTTCCATCTTCATGATTTCATTGAACCTGAATTCGATATTAAACACCCGTTCTACTTCGCTGATGATGGACATGTGTGTGAGCGAATCCCATCCTTCCACCTGGTCGGCAGTAGTCTCTGTGGTTACTGACAACCCGGGCTGGTCAAGTAATTTCTTTAATACCTCGCTCACCTTGTCTAAAATAGCTTCTTTCGATATTGATTTCATCCCAATGCAATTAGTTTTTGGCGATCAATTTTTCCATTGTTGTTATACGGCCATTCTTCCACGAATCTGTATTTCCCAGGGATCATATAGCCGGGAAGCAAATCCCTTAAACGACTTGCGAGCGAAGTTGTATCTATGGGCACTTTACTTCTTACAAATGCCACGAGAATATTATTGTGCTCGTGGTCCCTCTGGGCCACCACCACTACTTCTTGCTGCAACAATTCACTTATTCTAACGGCCACTTCTTCCGTTTCTACGCGATAGCCGCCAATCTTCACCTGGAAGTCTTTTCTCCCATGAAAATGGAGGAATCCCCGTTCATCCTGGTGCACAAGATCACCCGATGGAAACCACCCGTCCACCACGCAACTGCTTTCCTGACCGAGGTACCCGTTAAAAACCTGACTTCCCGAAATGTACAATTCACCTGTTTCACCGGCTCCACAAGGTGCCTCCTCCATCATCACCGCCACGGTTGTACCTGGAAACGGCGCGCCCATAGGAACGATCGGATGATCTGTATTTGCCTTCTCTTCGTTCCAACAAAATGTAGTGCAAACGATCGTTGTTTCGGTTGGACCGTAGCAATTATAAATTACCGCGTTGGAGCAGGCTTTTTCCCATATTTCCGCCAGCGAACGGTACAATATATCGCCGGAAAAAAAGCTCAGTCTGAGCGCCGGGAACGACATTCCCTTAATAAGTCCCTTTACAACCTGAAGGACCGTGGGAACCATGCTCAGCACTGTAATATTATAATGAAGCAACGCTTCCAGGATTAGTAATGACCTGATTTGTTTTTTCTGCGGCAACAGACAACAGGTGGCTCCGGTTTCCAACGCGATTAAGAAAGGAAAATAGAACACGTCAAACGTTGCGTCATAGACCTGTAGGAGCCTGTCGGAGGACGAAAAACCATACCGCTGATCATCCAGGTAATACGCTTTAAAGGCATTCAAACAACGGAACGGTACCGGAACGCCTTTAGGTTTGCCTGTACTTCCTGATGTAAACAGAATATACGCCGGTATTTCTGAAGATGAAGCTTCAAAAAAAGAAAATTCAAACTGCCCGCCTTCATGTGTTAACGCTTCGGAACAAATAATTCTCAGCTCCAGAGCGCTGATTTCCTTTGGAAAGGGGATATTATCCGGAGATACAAGTAATTCCGCCTTACTTTCTTGCAAAGCAAAAACCTTTCTGTCCAACGGCCACTCAGGATGCAACGGAACAATTGTTTTTCCCGTGAGAAAGGAGGCCAGGATACACGCGTTCATTTCGACGGAGCCTGTTGCCATTACCCCTATTGTACCTTTCTGTAACAAGGAGAACTCCCGGGCGTAACGGAGTACACGTTCATGGAAACCGCGGTAAGAAACACCGCCATCATATGTTTGGAAAGCAATAGCATCGGGCCTGGTGGCGACCCAACCCAAATACCGGTGTAACCAGCTTCTTTGCCCGTCCGCTTCCTTATGCATCATGAGGTCAGGTTTCATATAATTCCAACGGTTGCCCATTCGGGTCATAAAAGAACAGAAACGTCTTACCCGTCAATTCATCGATTCTTATTTCCTCTACTTTTTCCACTCCTTTATCCAACAGAAAAGTCCTCGCCTGCTCCACGTCCGCAACTGAGAACGCAAGATGTCTCAGTCCTTTGGCTTCCGGGAACGAGGCCCTCTCCCGGAAATCCGGGAAAGAAAACAGTTCAATCATATACCCGCCATCCAAAGCCAGGTCCAGTTTCCAGGAGTTCCTGTTTTCCCTGTATGTTTCAGCCATCACCTGAAAGCCGAGTACTTCGGTGTAAAACTTTTTACTTTTTTCGTAGTCGTCCGTCAGGATGGCAACGTGGTGGATACCCAGGAGTTTCATTCAATAGGTTCATTTATCAGGTTCTGGATAAAGTGGGTTAAATCTTCAGGCTACCCTACGCTTCAATTTCATTACCGCTTCCTGCGCTTCCCGGCAATTTCACTTCAAACTCCTTCCATGTTTTGCTGATATCACCGTTCACTTCAAGTTTACCGCTTCCAACAAGTTCTTTCAGCCTCCATCCAAGAAAAACATCTCCCGTTTTGATTTTCATCCTGTGCAACGTATTGTTGATCACCCGTTGTGCTTTTTGCCAATCTGTCGTACAATTAGAAAGGATATCCTTGTCGTAAAAGTCTTCGTCCTTTGTGGCGATTTTCTTCCCTCCTTCCAATATGCGTACCATACCGTTTTCGTCCATCAACTTCTTCCATTCATCCGGATCCACTTCCAATTCGCTGGGCGTGATCACCCGGGCTAGTTTTTTCGCTTTCCTGAATTCCGAAACAGGGATTTCGCTGATCCATGAAGGATAGAATATGCCTCCTTTTTCGTTGATGAAGGGAAGGTTATTCAGGTACAAAACAAATACCCGTCCCTGGAATGGCTTCAGAAAATGGAGCAACCAATAATACCCGCACACATCATGCTGGTTCTGCGCCATCCATATCCAAATCTTTTCTGTTTCATCCCGGCTCATTGTGCCGGATAACTCGGCTACGGTTTTGAAATCATCCACTTCTCCCGACTCCGCTTTTCCTTCATATTCCGTGCCGGCCAGTAATGTCTTCCACCATTCATTGCGCAGCGTCCGACCTTCTCCCAGGTATCCCTGTAGTAAGGGGCCAACGGCGTAATCGTCTTTTATCAGCACTACTTTTCCTTCCAGGTCATCATTGATCTCGATCGCTTTCTCCAGGATGGCAACATCCGCTTCATTAAATACAATATGAATCATTTCAATCCGCTTAATTCAGGGTTTCGTTAACAATATCCAGTTCAATCCGCAGGTTGTCAATAATGAACTCCTGTCGTTGCGGGGTGTTTTTCCCCATAAAGTATTCCAGAAGCTGTGTGATATGCGTTTCCGGCATCACCATTACCGGTTGAAGACGGATATCTTCTCCAATGAACCTGCCGAACTCGTCGGGAGAGATTTCACCCAAGCCTTTGAACCTCGTAATCTCTGGCTTGCCACCAAGTTTCTTTACAGCGGCCTGTTTTTCGGTTTCATCATAACAGTAAATGGTTTCCTGTTTGTTCCTGACCCTGAACAATGGTGTTTCCAGGATATAAACATGTCCGTTTTTAACAAGATCCGGGAAAAATTGCAGGAAGAAGGTCATCAGCAATAACCTGATGTGCATACCATCCACGTCGGCATCAGTCGCGATCACAATATTATTATACCGAAGTTCATCAATCCCGGCCTCAATGTTCAGGGCATGCTGGAGCAGGTTGAACTCTTCGTTTTCATAAACTACTTTCTTGGTAAGTCCGAAACAATTCAGCGGTTTTCCGCGTAAGCTGAAAACGGCCTGAAGTTCTACGTTCCGGGCTTTTGTAATGGAGCCACTCGCCGAGTCTCCTTCGGTAATAAAGATGGTACTCTCCAGTTTCTTTTGTTCAAACTCTTCTTTATTCTTCGCGGGAGCCTCATCGTTGAGGTGGTACCTGCAATCCCGCAGTTTTTTATTGTGCAGGTTTGCCTTTTTGGCCCTTTCGTTCGCCAGTTTACGGATACCGCTCAGTTCTTTTCTTTCCCGCTCACTCTGTTCGATCCTTTTTTTCAAGGCTTCCGCAACAGTTGGATTTTTATGGAGATAATCATCCAGGTGTTTAGCAAGGAATTCTCCCACAAAATTCTTCATGCTCTGCCCGCCTTCGGCCACATTGAGCGAACCCAGTTTTGTTTTGGTCTGCGACTCAAAAACAGGTTCCTGCACCCGTACCGCCACGGCCGCACAAATACTTCCCCTGATATCGGATGGCTCGTAATCCTTTTTAAAGAATTCCCGCACCGTTTTTACGAACGATTCCCTGAAAGCCTGTTGATGCGTGCCGCCCTGGGTGGTAAACTGGCCGTTCACAAAGGAATAAATGTCTTCTCCGTAATCATTGTTGTGGGTAATGGCCACTTCAATATCTTCCCCTTTCAGGTGAATGATCGGATACCGTAGTTCATCCGGGTTT encodes the following:
- a CDS encoding phage integrase SAM-like domain-containing protein, which produces MKYMESLKKMVNWAVKNGWLEKSSFDAFKLQSKD
- a CDS encoding MBOAT family protein — translated: MPFNSLLYLFFLAVTALVFARLKSGKAQQIWLLLAGCLFVGYFSWASLTAILLITAGNYILMKRYNGLPSQRSKNILFCSMLFVNGFLLLGYKFLQEFLGWNEWLLLGMGFYILQHAGNWIALHFAGYDSSRQSNSYFLSVLFFPKIPSGPLLSAKDVALFQPGEKYITRGKDVVYAVNRITLGLVKKMVIADRLLPFVQEIFDKHTALSVFDIYLGSILFTVQLYADFSGYIDIALGSARLFGISLPENFQLPLRAQSVTDFWRKWHITLVAWLRNNVFQPVSFAYRKSTYGLLMAIGVTFLVSAFWHGLAITFFIWALLHFIYLTLEKKSGAAGKKGKNFFGKLIRAVIVLNLVSVAHFFFRAGNWNGLTTLLQQLAELPPLLPEGATFKTWLINGGRYIEDTLNVRLGMLLAAAWIIFEPRINKSAKSEELNIAYSALMFFLLLSIGIFDAGERFIYMQF
- a CDS encoding acyl carrier protein, with the protein product MKSISKEAILDKVSEVLKKLLDQPGLSVTTETTADQVEGWDSLTHMSIISEVERVFNIEFRFNEIMKMEKVGDMVDIIAEKTAGNAV
- a CDS encoding amidohydrolase family protein, coding for MIKLIALALLSLNALTVFGQKGAYDIVIRNANVFDSRKGTVSLNRTICIKDGIITKVTGRQKHYDGAKIINAEGKLLTLGFIDTHIHATDVFRTYGPLPEYLPKDSLEEYRNRISETYLPYGVTTAMIMGQPETWLPPILKWGADQRKSALDIYTVGGALVSDGGRKPYINHVVVNTPDAARQKVIEYYNLGIRHIKLYWKLRRPEFEAAFHTADSLGMHVYGHMDQNVMFIDSALDIGLANYEHILTLVNSVFHVQKHDKDFRLEMQKHYAPGAAKNGQLERLEMFRFMHDRNPAVLDSLIENLSKHKATFSTSIHLMAEPFGWTYFTANVDTSLSLLQLERCKENFRLFMGYMKQLFDKGIKLRIGTDWPNGGKAIVSEQLLLAEYGFSIRDILQISTINGATALGLDKQCGSIEKGKRANLLIWDKSPFDNEKNFLSEKIIIKDGMVLKK
- a CDS encoding DNA topoisomerase IV subunit B; protein product: MAEKNTSNYTEDSIKSLDWREHIRLRPGMYIGKLGDGSSPDDGIYVLVKEVIDNCIDEHMMGFGKQVEITIENKTVTIRDYGRGIPLGKLVDVVSKINTGAKYDSKAFQKSVGLNGVGTKAVNALSNYFMVQSFRDGKTRVAEFEKGVLIKEHKETSTKEENGTLVSFIPDDTIFRHFHFIHEYLDKQIWNYCFLNAGLVLSFNGKKYVSRNGLLDLLTRNTNPDELRYPIIHLKGEDIEVAITHNNDYGEDIYSFVNGQFTTQGGTHQQAFRESFVKTVREFFKKDYEPSDIRGSICAAVAVRVQEPVFESQTKTKLGSLNVAEGGQSMKNFVGEFLAKHLDDYLHKNPTVAEALKKRIEQSERERKELSGIRKLANERAKKANLHNKKLRDCRYHLNDEAPAKNKEEFEQKKLESTIFITEGDSASGSITKARNVELQAVFSLRGKPLNCFGLTKKVVYENEEFNLLQHALNIEAGIDELRYNNIVIATDADVDGMHIRLLLMTFFLQFFPDLVKNGHVYILETPLFRVRNKQETIYCYDETEKQAAVKKLGGKPEITRFKGLGEISPDEFGRFIGEDIRLQPVMVMPETHITQLLEYFMGKNTPQRQEFIIDNLRIELDIVNETLN
- a CDS encoding AMP-binding protein → MMHKEADGQRSWLHRYLGWVATRPDAIAFQTYDGGVSYRGFHERVLRYAREFSLLQKGTIGVMATGSVEMNACILASFLTGKTIVPLHPEWPLDRKVFALQESKAELLVSPDNIPFPKEISALELRIICSEALTHEGGQFEFSFFEASSSEIPAYILFTSGSTGKPKGVPVPFRCLNAFKAYYLDDQRYGFSSSDRLLQVYDATFDVFYFPFLIALETGATCCLLPQKKQIRSLLILEALLHYNITVLSMVPTVLQVVKGLIKGMSFPALRLSFFSGDILYRSLAEIWEKACSNAVIYNCYGPTETTIVCTTFCWNEEKANTDHPIVPMGAPFPGTTVAVMMEEAPCGAGETGELYISGSQVFNGYLGQESSCVVDGWFPSGDLVHQDERGFLHFHGRKDFQVKIGGYRVETEEVAVRISELLQQEVVVVAQRDHEHNNILVAFVRSKVPIDTTSLASRLRDLLPGYMIPGKYRFVEEWPYNNNGKIDRQKLIALG
- a CDS encoding VOC family protein, producing MKLLGIHHVAILTDDYEKSKKFYTEVLGFQVMAETYRENRNSWKLDLALDGGYMIELFSFPDFRERASFPEAKGLRHLAFSVADVEQARTFLLDKGVEKVEEIRIDELTGKTFLFFYDPNGQPLELYET
- a CDS encoding DNA gyrase/topoisomerase IV subunit A; the protein is MSKENYDAQEKNEKETGVQSQYKTWFLDYASYVILERAVPAIEDGLKPVQRRILHAMKEMDDGRYNKVANIIGQSMQYHPHGDASIGDALVNMGQKDLLIDTQGNWGDVRTGDDAAAARYIEARLSKFALDVVFNNKTTEWQLSYDGRKNEPVTLPVKFPLLLAQGADGIAVGLSTKILPHNFCEIIEAAIKHLRGKKFDLYPDFLTGGMVDVTNYNDGKRGGKVRVRANIEELDKKTLIIRNVPFGVTTSSLIDSILKANDQGKIKIKKVTDNTAADVEIMVDLAPGISPDITIDALYAFTDCEVSISPNACVIVDNKPRFLGAHDLLTHSADQTKDLLKKELEIKLGELQEKWHYTSLEKIFFEEKIYKELEKKHETWDKVIEAINKAFDPFKKKLKRAISREDIVKLTEKPVRRIYRLDIDELNEQIKGLEADIKQVEHDLEHLTDFTIAYFENLLKKYGKGRERKTEIKLFEAIQAKQVAIANTKLYVNRADGFIGSGLKKDEFITDCSDLDDIIAFTKSGKMKVVKMADKVFIGKDIIHIAVFQKNDERTTYNMIYADGKSGISYGKRFNVTGVTRDKEYDLTKGDPKSKVLYFSVNPNGEAEVVKVLLSPNCSARIKELDFYFETLEIKGRSVLGNQVTKYPIKSVKFKEAGKSTLSARKLWFDDQFGRLNTEEKGNYLGSFDPEDKILVVYNDGTYEITDQELTQRFDADKVMLIQQFNNSRILTAIYYDAAKLQFNIKRFKIETGTMKTRFLFIKEGEGNYLASITTDEQPVLLLKTGKKSAPDIQKIKIADFVEVMGWKAVGNKLVDKKAVDFEWEKKAGKDDGQPELFE
- a CDS encoding DUF1835 domain-containing protein produces the protein MIHIVFNEADVAILEKAIEINDDLEGKVVLIKDDYAVGPLLQGYLGEGRTLRNEWWKTLLAGTEYEGKAESGEVDDFKTVAELSGTMSRDETEKIWIWMAQNQHDVCGYYWLLHFLKPFQGRVFVLYLNNLPFINEKGGIFYPSWISEIPVSEFRKAKKLARVITPSELEVDPDEWKKLMDENGMVRILEGGKKIATKDEDFYDKDILSNCTTDWQKAQRVINNTLHRMKIKTGDVFLGWRLKELVGSGKLEVNGDISKTWKEFEVKLPGSAGSGNEIEA